The genomic stretch tattttaaaaagtatcattAATCTGCTTTTTATTCTTGGAACATAGCTGTCTGGGCTTTTGTGATGAATTAGCCAGAAAATTGGATTTGAGCATACAGGGACTAGTTTTGAACTACACCTTTCTATGCTTcaaatcaaccaaccaaccaatccagTCATTTGTGGAAATACTAACTGAATGAATAATTTTGCAACTTATGATATATTCTTAAGATGAAGAGACTAATGTGAAACCTATGTTCataaaggtaaaatataaaaataaaagtatacctTCTGAACAGCGgtgaatgaaaaatacaataaaatgaaaaaggctGTATTTACCTTAAGTTTATCATGGGAAGTATATGGAGCTTCTGGGGCATAGATACGAAAGATATCAGCCAAACAACATGCTACAAGGAGACGCACATCTTTATTGGGGTTCCTGAGGAAGAATTCAGATGCAAGATGCAAGGCTAGTGGGAGATACTGCTGTTTTTCATCTTCTGAGTCCTGATCCATATCCATAAAGGTTTTCACTACCATctgtaaaaatgtacaaaaacacaaaataattaacGCCTGGAATTTAGAAATCAGTGGaggatgtgatttaaaaaaaaaaaaaaaaaagtcatttccaTTAGCAATCGGTGGCCACCAGACAGTTCACAGTCAACTTTTTATAAATCTTcatttaagaatttcagaaaagaTCACAAGCATGAAACAGATAGTCTAAAAAACCCATAAACAAGTATCAACTTCTCAGGCACATTATCTGCACCAGCACCTCATTTATGAAGAACTTAGGCCTCTTATTATTCATTTTACATCTAGCCCAGATAGTTCCTGGCCCTATATGGACAATAAAATTCATTTGATATTTGGCAACATCATTGACTAtgcttcttttatattttattattaaacgtgccttcttttttttttttttttttgagacggagtctcgctctgtcgcccaggctggagtgcagtggcgcaatctcggctcactacaagttccgcctcccgggttcacgccattctcctgcctcagcctctccgagtagctgggactacaggcgcccgccaccacgcccggctaattttttgtattttttagtagagacggggtttcactgtggtctcgatctcctgacctcgtgatccgcccgcctcagcctcccaaagtgctgggattacaagcgtgagccaccgcgcccggctttaaaCGTGCCTTCTTTAGGCTCCTTAAAATTGCTATTTCATTTCATGCTTTAATGAGTTTTACACTTCACAATAAAAAGTCATtttccaggctggacaacatggcaagaccctgtctctacaaaaaatacaaaaactagcgggTATGgtagcatgtgtctgtagtcccagctgcataggaggatgagataggaggatcccttgagcctaggaggcaaaggctgcagtgcgccaagatcacaccactgcaatccagactaggcaacagagtgagacactgtcttaaaaaaaaaaaaaaaaaaaggcattttaaaattacattaatgcAGTTGTATTTCTAATTAAAAGATTTAAGTATAATTAACCTGCTGTTATTTATGGTTATAAAATTAACCAATGCACACTTTGGAATCATTATAAAATGCAAAgaatcatgaaaaaaataaaagaaaaatccataatTTATCAACTCCAGAAACGACTAttcacatttttgtgtactttatgTTGGCCTGTTTTCTCTGTAATTATGCAAATAACTACAATTCTTTATGTATCAAATCACAGTAATTTCCTCAGATCTTAAAAATTATTCTCTAATTATAAATCATAGTTTACTTAatctgtgtgatggttaatactgagtgtcaacttgattggattgaaggatacaaagtactAAACCTGGGTGTGCCTGTGTGCGTGTTGCCAAGAGAttatatttgagtcagtgggctggggaaggcaggtcCACCGTTAAGCTGGTGGGCACAATATAATCAGCTTCCAGCGAATACAAAgtaggcagaaaaacgtgaaaagggaAGGTGGGACTAGCCTCCCagtctacatctttctcccgtgctggatgcttcctgccctcaaacatcagactccaagttcttcagttttgggactcggactggctctccttgctcctcagcttgcagacagcctattgtggggccttgtgagttaatacttaataaacatatatatatatatatatatatatatcccattaatatcctatatacatatatctccTATACATATCCTATtaggggcgtgtgtgtgtgtgtgtgtgtgtgtgtgtgtgtgtgtatgtgtattcctgttagttctgtccctctaagagaaccctaatacaatctGTCGCCACTGTCAAATATTCAAGCTATATTTTTATTCTGCCAAGATTTTTTATCATGAgtgtaaaattttattattattactattttttgagaaagggacttgctttgttgcctaggctggagtgcagtgaagtaatctcagctcactgcaacctatgcctcccagactcaagtggtcctccaacctcagcctcccaagtagctgggactacaagcatgtgtcactatacctggctaattaaaaaaaaaaattttgagggccgggcgaggtggctcatgcctgtaatcccagcactttgggaggccaaggcgggcagatcacgtggtcagaagatcgagaccatcctggccaacacagcgaaaccccatctctactaaaaatacaaaaaattagccgggcgtggtagcaagcacctgtaatcccagctacttgggaggctgaggcaggagaatctctcgaacccgggaggcggaagttgcagtgagccaagactgtgccaccgcactccagcctgggcaacagaatgagactccatctccaaaaaacaaaaaatataagccaccatgcctgggctatTGCATATTTTTTGATACAtattgagataataatatttTTCCCTAATTCTGTTAATGTAGTAAATCCCAATGgctgattttctaattttaatccaagtttgcattctaattttactaattttagTCCAAGTTTGCATTGCTAAAATAAAGACAACTTGGTCATAACATTTTAAggtattatattacattatttctatttctttgtaattATATGAAAGAAACTGGCTTATAACTTCTTAAGACAACCGTATCAGGTTTTAGTACTAAATTATACTGGCTTGAAACAAAGTAAGCAGTGATCCCTCTTTTTTTCTAACACTGTATATCAAAAGTGTGATAGTAAGactggttttatttcttccttaaatatttaggGAACTATAACTGATAAAAGAAGGAATCAtaatggaaatgagaaaatattttgaactgaattataATGTAAATATGAACTACCAAAACTCATAGGATGCACTTACCACTGTACTTAAAGGAAATTTATAatcttaaatgtgtattttacaaaagaaagaatgaaaaatcaaTCATCTATATTTCCATCTTGAGAAATTAGATAAATCCAAAGAAACTAGAATCAGGGTTTGTGAAGCAAAAGATAGagaagggctgggcgtggtggctcacatctgtaatcccagcactttgggacgccaagtcaggaggatcgcttgagcccagcagttcaagacaagggtctggctctgtcacctgggctggagtacagtggcgcaatctcagctcactgcaacctccacctcccaggctcaagagttccttccacctcagccccgaGCAGCTGATACTacagcacacgccaccacacctggctaagttttgtacttttttttttttttttgtaggatgggattttgccatatgttgcctaggctaaaaaaattttttttaaattattgctatgtaacaaaatACCCCAAAACTCAGTGCCTTAAAACAATAACATGTATTTATCATATGTGGTTGAAGAATTGGAAAGTGGTTTAGCTAAGTCGTGTGGGCCTGGAATCTCTCAAGAGGCTGTAcctggtcaaggctgcagttatctgaaggcttgactgggcgTGGAGGGTGTGTTTTGAAGGTAACTTATTCTTATGGTTCTAAGGTGACACTCGCTGTTGTTGAAAGGCCTCAGTTCCACACTACATGGGCCTTTCTAGACAGCTCGAGTGAAAAGGCAGTTGGTTTTCCCCTGGTGCAAGATCCAAGAGAGCAAATCTGAAGTGGCAGTCTTTTATGACCTAACCTTGAAAAGCATACATTGTCACTTCTACCACAGCCTGTTCCGTTACTCAGGTCAGCCTGTTCAGTGTCATAGGGGACTATACAAGGGAGTAAATACAAGGAAATAAGGATCATTCAGGGCTATCTTGGAGGCTGATTATGATACAATGCCTTCTCATATGGATACCTTATATAGTCTTCTTCCACAATGACTCTGGATTTGgccaggtgactttttttttttttttaaagacagagtcttgctctgtcgcccaggctaaactgcagtggcatgatcttggctcaatgcaatctctgcctcccaggttcaagggattctcctgcctcagcctcccgagtagctgggaactacaggcacttgccatcacgtctggctaattttcatatttttcgtagagacgggatttcaccacgttggccgggttggtcttcaactcctgacctcagatgatccacctgcctcagcctccccaaatgctgggattacaggcatgagcctccgtgcccggTCCATGTGACTTATTTTGGCCAAAGAGACATTAGCAAGCCTGATGCAAGAACAGGCCTGATAAGCATTTGTACATTGAGATTGCAATGCCCCTATGGGAATGTACCCACCATGCTATTAGGAATCCCAGACTATTCAAAAAACAGAGGCTGTGTATATCACATAGACTACGTGGAAGACAACTAAGGTGCCCTAATTGAGCTGCCATCTAAACTTAGCCACAAGAGTGACCCTGTAGAAGCGAAGTAGAACTtcataaacacacacaatgaAGGGGAGAAAACCTGTGGTGGCTGTGAAGGTCCTGATGCCATGTACGTCAAACTGGTATCTTCAGATGGTCATGAATTTATTGTAAAAAGAGAATATGCAGCGCTAAGCACGGTgggtcacagcactttgggaggctgaggcaggcagatcacaaggtcaggagttcgagaccagcctgaccaacatggtgaaaccctgtctctactaaaaatacaaaaactagcgggacctggtggtgtgtgcctataatcccagctactcaggaggctggggcaggagaatcacttgaacccaggaggcggaggttgcagtgagctgagaccacgccactgcactccagcctgggctacaagagcaagactccatttcaaaaaaagaaaaaagagaacatgcACTAACATGAGGAATAATCAAAAGGCCATGTtgaagccaagcacagtggctcatgcctaaaatcccagcactttgggaggctgaggagggtggatcacatgaggttaggagttcgagaccatcctgaccaacatggtgaaaccctgtctcaaccaaaaatacaaaaattagccgggcgtggtggtgggtgcctgtagtcccagctactcgggaggctgaggcaggagtatcgcttgaatccaggaggcagagattgcagtaagccaagatcgtgccattgtactccaacctgggtgataaaagcaaaattccatctcaaaaccaaaaccaaaaccaaaaccatgtTGAGTGACCCAgatcagtttgctgagaatgaaaaAATTGAGGGCAATTTTAGAGAGGTCTGTTCATGTGTGCTATCAAAAGTATGTATGTATTGTCAAGAATGGTGGCTGGCACttacagtctcagctacttggaaggctgagacaagatgactgcttgagcccagaagttctaggctgcagtgagctatgatcatgccaatgTGCTCCAACTTGGTGACAGAACAAAATTCTacctctagaaaaataaaataaaagttaaagcaTGCATATATTTTACCTACAAGATTCACTACACTAATGGTTCCACTGAAATTTCTGAATTCCCAATTGCACTTCATATTGCACTGGAACTGCTGATGCAGACTTCCCAGAttgttattaaattaaaataaactgtttttttaaaaaaaagtgacccCGGAAGGCACCACATGGAAAAGAAGGACCACAAAGTCTATTCACAGAATTGTTAAGAAACAATtattcgccgggcgcggtggctcacgcctgtaatcccagcactttgggaggccgaggtgggcggatcacgaggtcaggagatcgagaccatcctggctaacacggtgaaaccccgtctctactaaaaatacaaaaaattagccgggcgcggtggcaggcgcctgtagtcccagctacgcgggaggctgaggcaggagaatggcgtgaaccccggggggcggagcctgcagtgagccaagatcgcgccactgcactccagcctgggtgaaagagcgagactccgtctcaaaaaaaaaaaaaaaaaaaaaaaaaaagaaacaattattcATTTTAAGCCACTAGATTTTGCTTTACCACACAGGAACACAAATGAAATTCCATTcattcttccctttttaaaatatgtcattttaatGTGCTGTAATGAGGCAGGAAAGCTAAAAACTACATTTCCTAGATTCCCTTGCAATGAAGTTAAAGTCATAATTCTGGTATAGACCATCAGAGGCACTTATTCAAGATTTGGAAGGTGAAAGTTCAGAAGACGTGGTGGTGTAGTTTCTGCTATTGTCAGCTGGCAAATATGGAGTGaggtgttgtgtgtatgtgtgtgcgggCATGCACATACACAGCAGCCTTCTACTGACTGGCTGTGAGTACTGTGAAGACAGAGGGAAGAAGCATCCACTTTGTGCTGGTACTAATCTATTAAACTGTGTGAGGCTCTGTAGCAAATTATACCAATGGTAACTTCCTAATCACTGGATTACGGCTAAAAGTGTGTCCCTACTTAAGAGCTCCAGGGTGGCTTCCCGATTTCCCCACCTTTCTGATTAGAGCACAGGAGTCAGCTCGCCTTGTGGGCCAGCTATATGAAGTGTTCTGGGAGTCCAGTCCTGTAAGCCTGAATTAAGGGTGCTCTTCCAGCAATTcgaaatcactttttaaatatcaagttCCCTGTCtgcataaaataacataaataaagcTTGATCGGTGTTTGAAACATGACTCTGATTTTCTCTCAGATCCTTAAACATGTCAGAATCCCCTGTGCCATTCGGGCCTTTTTAAATGCTATTGGGTTTTGTAGACTAATCTCTTCCTACCTCATCTAATTTATCATGCACTTATGAGAATTAAACAATTTCTTGGTATGTTTGTGTGAACTTTTTTCCTGTGGATTGTGTTTTAATACCCTCTGGCTATTTATCTATTGCAgtcttagtatttcttttttttaagaaacgaGCAGGAAAAAATCAAAGTAAGTATTTTGCCCACAGCTAGGTTTTTATAATATTgataaaaaagaaacactaaCACCAATACTATTAATAATgattaacatttactgaatacttaCCACATTCCAgcactctataaatattttatttttttgagacaaattaactcaaaattaagcatcttttcacatatttGCCACCTACTCTACGTTTCTTGGTGATGTGCCTCtccaaatctcttttcttttttccttatgtgTTTTCAGCTGTCATATATTCTGGGTAccaatcctttatcagatatgtatattgcaatattttctcccagtctgaggCTTGTCTTTAACAGCATAGATAGAAAAATTTCATTGATGAAAGATTTAATGTAATCTAACTATcaactattttcttttatggtttgtgCTTTGTGTGTCCTACCTAAGAAATCATTACCTAACCAAaagttgcaaagattttctccgtTGTGGTACTGACTGATTGACTGAgagggtgtctcactctgttgcctaggctggagtgcagtggcacaatctcagctcactgcaacctcctgcctcagcctcccaagtagctgggattacaggcgtgcaccaccacacccagctacttccagtagagatggggtttcgctatgttggccaggctggtctcaaactcctggcctcaagtgatctgcccgccttggcctcccaaagcactgggattataggcgtgagccaccacgcctggccctccaATGTGTTCTTggaaaagttttatagtttttaggtTTTTACATGTATGTCTATATTCATtctgagttaatttctgtatgtaCTGAAAGCTTTTGGGTCAAGGTGTTCAAGCACCATTTctagaaaagactattctttctctttttctacaggattgttttggcatctttgttgaaaaaaaCTGGCTATACCATGTAggcctatttctggactctctgttGTGTTCCTATTTTCTGTGCCCTTTTACCAATACCACATagctttgattactgtagctttataaaaaagttttgaaatcaggtagtatgtGAATCATCCAACTCaatataaaaatgaggaaaagatctgaacagacttAACAAGAGAAACATACACTGGAGGTAgatatataaaatggcataaccACTTCAGATAACTGTATGGCagtttttcataaaatttaaagatGCATTTAACATTTAAGCCAAAAATTCCATTCTTAAGAATTTACTGAAAACATTTCACACAAATACAAGTAAGTGTTCTTAACAGCTTTATTTGGAATatcacaaaactgaaaataaccaACTGTCCTTCAAAAGGTAAATGGATAAATCCATTGTGGTATACCCATACAAAAGACTTCTAATTCGCAATAAAAGGAACCTGACAGAAGCAAGATGCAAATGGGAAGCAGACAGGACTAAAAAGCAAAAGGAGGAAACGTATGAGGATGATAAGCTCACTATCTTAATTGAAGCGATGGTTTCAATGCTGTGTATGTATGTCAAAACTTGTCAGGTTGTTATTTCCCAACAGCAATTCTCTGACACCAAATAGGTGTCCTACATttcaattcagttctgacactacCCACCTTAGTGCAGAACCCCACAGGCAAAGTTCTTCACAAGACTGCCTCCACTTCCGATGCCAGCCCCAATTCTCAGGGACAACTTCCATTTCTGACAGACCAGCTATAAATCTCGGGTTTCCTATAGCTCCCTCAGGTTTGAAAATTTGCTAGAATAATTCACAGAACTCAATGAAAGcactaaatttattatttatttgaggcacagttttgctgtcacccaggctggagtgcagtggcgcaatcgcggctcattataacctccgcctcctgggttcaagtgattctcatgcctcagcctgcccTAATAGCTggatgcataccaccacacctggctaatttttttatttttagtagcgatggagttacgtcatgttggccaggctggtctcgaacttctgccctcaggtgatctgcccaccttggcctcccaaagtgctgggattacaggtatgagccactgcacccggtctgaAAGCACTATGTTTACTGTCacagttttattataaaggaaataCTTGGGAGCCTAAACAAGATTGAGCCTGCTCGATCTTGGATGGTAGATCACTGGGGAATACCAGGTGCTGTGAgctagaaggaaaaagaaagaaacagaaaataacaaggtgGAAGAAAAGTATATACTCAAGAACAGTCAAACTGAAGAGACACATAAGCCAAAGTCTTGGGGGTGAAGAGGGGTATGTG from Symphalangus syndactylus isolate Jambi chromosome 16, NHGRI_mSymSyn1-v2.1_pri, whole genome shotgun sequence encodes the following:
- the LOC129465063 gene encoding elongin-C-like codes for the protein MYVKLVSSDGHEFIVKREHLKTKTKTKTMLSDPDQFAENEKIEGNFREVCSCVLSKVCMYSCIYFTYKIHYTNGSTEISEFPIALHIALELLMQTSQIVIKLK